TTGTGCTTGAGGCCACATAGATATTGCCTTGATCATCAACAATGACCTCGCCCCTGAACTGATCACCATAATTATATTGCATAAGTGCTGTAGCATTGTCATTTATTCCATCATTATCCGTTCCGCCAATGTATGTAGAACCCAACAATGCAGATCCGTCTGCATTGAATTTTGTAACAAAAATATCCGTTCCATCACTGAAAACTGCACCATTATTGGGAAATGAAACGGCACTTCCACCATTAAAAATTCTGTCAAATGCATCCAAACTTGTAGGGAAATCAATTGATCCGGTAGACCCCATTACAATAAGCTCATTATTGCTGTTTACAACCAAACTACTGGGAAGTTCTGTATCAACCCCTCCCAAATAAGTAGAATAGATCAGGGCAGATCCATCTGAAGTAAATTTGCTAATGCCCACATCTACCACACCTGAAAAATTTTCCTGAAAAGCTCCTGTTGTTGTCGGGTAATTTGCCCCAAAAACAATTCCCCCGGCATACAAGCTTCCGGCACTATCATAAGTGGCGGTAAATCCAAAATTATCGGAAAAAGAACCGGTATAGGTTGAAAATATAATATCCGGATCAATGACCAATTCATAATCAGGATTGTATTCACTGCCAATTTCAAATTTCAAAGTATTGCCCTGCAAATAAAACCGGCAGCTTACCTCCATTCTCTCCCCTGCAATCTCCTGGTATGCCAAAAGATTAGTTTCCCTGATTTCAAACAATGAACTGCGATAATGCAAGTCCTTGCCTTTAATCCAAATACTGTCCAGCCCTTCATATTCAATGGCAATTGCACTGTGATCGGCTCCGGGTTCCAGTCTAAATTGATATTTGAAATAACTGCTCTCGCCCTGGAAGAGCTCCAGATCAATACCGGAATACAATTCTTTATATACCGTTTGCTGATAGGATGAAACATTAGCAGCCCATTTACCAGGGTCATTTCCCCTAAAATAATTGTAATAATGTTCAAAAGGATATTGGGCTTCGGGTAGAGTAGCCTGGGCATTTTTAAAATTCATCCGGTATGCATGGGTTTTCAATTCCGGTTGTTTGTTTCCATTTTTAGCCGCATGACCAAATACTTCATTTAAATCATCGCTGTCGAAATGCTGAAAAGTAAGGGCCTTATTTTCAAGATAAATACTGCCATTATTCATTGGAACTTTGTAGAGTACGCGCTCATCCCATTGACCTTTATTGGGAATGAATTGTACAATACCTTTTTCTAATAGAGTAGAATTGGAAAGATCAGAATTGGGGTTGTGGGCAAATAAATTTTCTGAGGGAAACAAGAAAGCAGCAAAACACAATAGAAGCATTGTCTTTACAAAGCATATAGAGACTGTGTTTGAACTTTTCAACATAATTAATCAAGTTAGTAAAAAAAGAAGGTATTTTAATGTAATCTTCAATTAAAATTTAATTTATTCAATTTTTTGCTTAATGCTGTTTTAAATCCGGGATTTTGTATAAAAATGTAAATGTCAGTAGTCTTCTCCTGATTTTGGATGGATTCAACCCGGAATATACAACCTATCATATAACTAAACTGCTTTCTTTCTGATAATCAGATAAAATCCCTGTTATCAAAATAGATAATAGGAGCATCGCTCATAGGTGAACTGAGTTCGATAATTATTTAAGAGCTCAGGTCATTAGAAATTCATAATTTACCGAAGTGTTCTTCGGCCTCATATAAAAAATAAGCGATTAGATGCAATCATCCTTTTCTAAAAAACATAGTTTCACTATATTCTGCACAAAAACAAATTTACCATGAATATTTACAGCATAGAAACCGGGTTTTTCAAACTGGATGGCGGTGCCATGTTTGGCGTAGTGCCCAAAACCTTGTGGAGCCGATACCACGAACCTGATAAAGACAACCTCTGCACCTGGGCCATGCGTTGTATGTTGGTTGAGGAAGGCAACAAACTGATATTGATCGACACAGGAATGGGCGATAAGCAGAGCCAAAAATTTTTCAGCCATTACCAACCACATGGTGAGGATAGTTTGGAAGGCTCACTGAAAAAATACGGCTTTCATCCCGATGATATTACCGATGTGATATTGACCCACCTGCATTTTGATCATTGTGGGGGAGCCGTAGAGCGAAATAAAGAAGGAAAACTACTGCCCACTTTTAAAAACGCCACTTATTGGAGCAATCAAAAACACTGGGAATGGGCCGTGAATCCTAATCAAAGGGAGAAAGCCTCTTTTTTAAAAGAAAATATTCTGCCCATAGAAGAAAGCGGGCAGTTGAAATTTATTGAAGCAGGGAAATCGCCTTTTGATTTTATGGAATTTACTCTGGCCAATGGACACACCGAATCGCAATTGATTCCGGAGATCAATTATAAAGGAAAAACCCTGGCCTATTGTGCCGACCTGCTGCCCTCTCCTGCCCACATCCCCATTCCCTATGTTATGGGCTATGATGTACGGCCACTTGTGACTATGGATGAAAAGGATGAATTCCTGAAAAAGGCTTTGGAAAAGGATTATGTGCTTTTTTACGAGCACGATCCCAAAATAGAATGCAGTACATTAATACAAACTGAAAAAGGAATAAAAGCGGGTGAAAAATTTCCATTCAGCAATTTCTAAGAAAAAAGAATTATTAATTGGCTTCAATAAATGAAATGACTATTTTTGTGCCTCAAATTTGGCGAGATAGCTCAGCTGGTTAGAGCGCAGCATTCATAATGCTGAGGTCGAGGGTTCGAGCCCCTCCCTCGCTACCACAGATAACGGAAGCTTTTTTAGAAGGCTTCCGTTTTTTTGTTGCCTGACATAGGCTTAGTTTCACTGCTTCACCATTTTCCCGCTTTTCATTATTTCTCCGTTTTCACTGCTGATCTTATAGAAATATATGCCTTCTGCGAATTGGCTGATATTGATTTGTTCCGTTCCAGATTGGATTTGCTTGCTAAAAACTTTCTTTCCCGAAAGTGAGTAGAGTTCAAGTATTCCAGTCATTTCGTTTTGAATATACCAGGTGGTGTGGGCAGGGTTGG
The DNA window shown above is from Chitinophagales bacterium and carries:
- a CDS encoding MBL fold metallo-hydrolase; the protein is MNIYSIETGFFKLDGGAMFGVVPKTLWSRYHEPDKDNLCTWAMRCMLVEEGNKLILIDTGMGDKQSQKFFSHYQPHGEDSLEGSLKKYGFHPDDITDVILTHLHFDHCGGAVERNKEGKLLPTFKNATYWSNQKHWEWAVNPNQREKASFLKENILPIEESGQLKFIEAGKSPFDFMEFTLANGHTESQLIPEINYKGKTLAYCADLLPSPAHIPIPYVMGYDVRPLVTMDEKDEFLKKALEKDYVLFYEHDPKIECSTLIQTEKGIKAGEKFPFSNF